The Nocardioides campestrisoli genome includes a window with the following:
- a CDS encoding phage/plasmid primase, P4 family, with protein MSAATRQPSNPFTLGLSDVIAARKAAGTTAPVEPPAYVVGAPTADGHALITRLPQAPPTGAEDLLDNMSGDEFDAPAEVTGPGATNKELLALLADVTPIRKTSLTEDVTGVDPIEALRHMKQRTVETSRKAYDAVFAARGLAPLEEWAWKYLAARNITGEVAAARGYVTGRGMLPHLDEGLGKWTNKQQQWATSDEDGKRWLGIPWLDAYHNIVAWQVRWHDKDMRVEIHATEKGEEKDFKKFDFPIPDGESRLVDAMHQSDDAAVMLIIESPVRADCIASTVIDLSKWLSVVAVGGITMAYEGKGNDANPSDVLGRLSPAMTEALGGDLQDKHVLWAPDADHAYNWQCNNATQSTVESLLDEGVAYSGVVDVPQSLVHPRSGRVHAMPDGAGLDDVARHMDAILPGEQWLGPLLADAIEGTDYIAMYPRTDIIDTPALAEALASTLARNGVYKFVPTGKKEGLYYTFDQGFWGIDVAEARVTVEGTGVANRVFDRSSKAATAKARIKARTLIKPAVAMAVQTEVGLEHIMVHEGDWEPREYSNYLPTPDGLLNLETLELTPHAPEARNLGVTPMSYKPGATHPDWDKFCAEFFVKKAIDSNGDDVLDENGEQVWEHDADLERMMQQAAGAALHARCFDTAYIMVGAGGAGMSTFTGALQGILPTIYQGALSSEELTGKDNNFVLSSVYMSRMTAVSEFRPGDLLNEGLFKKITQDNGKVSVEAKYGDKFLSIVRPTLFADTNHLPRVSAKAGGDNSLRRRLTVTKYGRIVKNPDKQLGTRLGSKEAREAILAWAIRGAWQIHNEEGGSPYRSPASDAAVEEWLTDYDRLGKFVEDALEVDVNGYAERGAVYEAYEAWCDAERMDTKWRMERSVFYSALTSRKGFGVSDKNGNRRVINGVTVRGWKGWKVLPHDAIGAF; from the coding sequence ATGAGCGCCGCGACCCGCCAGCCCAGCAACCCGTTCACTCTCGGCCTGTCCGACGTCATCGCCGCCCGCAAGGCTGCCGGCACCACGGCCCCCGTCGAGCCGCCCGCCTACGTCGTCGGGGCCCCGACTGCGGACGGCCACGCTCTCATCACGCGGCTCCCGCAGGCTCCGCCCACGGGGGCCGAGGACCTTCTCGACAACATGTCCGGCGACGAGTTCGACGCCCCGGCCGAGGTCACCGGCCCGGGCGCGACCAACAAGGAACTGCTCGCACTCCTCGCTGATGTCACGCCGATCCGCAAGACCTCGCTGACCGAGGACGTCACCGGAGTCGACCCCATCGAGGCGCTGCGCCACATGAAGCAGCGCACCGTCGAAACCAGCCGCAAGGCCTACGACGCCGTCTTCGCCGCCCGCGGGCTCGCCCCGCTGGAGGAGTGGGCGTGGAAGTACCTCGCTGCGCGCAACATCACCGGCGAAGTCGCCGCCGCTCGCGGCTATGTCACCGGCCGGGGCATGCTCCCGCACCTCGACGAGGGCCTGGGCAAGTGGACCAACAAGCAGCAGCAGTGGGCCACGTCCGACGAGGACGGCAAGCGCTGGCTCGGCATTCCGTGGCTCGACGCCTACCACAACATCGTCGCCTGGCAGGTCCGCTGGCACGACAAGGACATGCGCGTCGAGATCCACGCCACCGAGAAGGGCGAGGAGAAGGACTTCAAGAAGTTCGACTTCCCCATCCCCGACGGTGAGTCCCGCCTCGTCGACGCCATGCACCAGTCCGACGACGCGGCGGTCATGCTCATCATCGAGTCTCCGGTCCGCGCCGACTGCATCGCCAGCACCGTGATCGACCTGTCCAAGTGGCTCTCCGTCGTCGCCGTCGGCGGCATCACCATGGCCTACGAGGGCAAGGGCAACGACGCCAACCCTTCCGACGTGCTGGGCCGCCTGAGCCCCGCCATGACCGAGGCCCTCGGCGGTGACCTCCAGGACAAGCACGTCCTGTGGGCCCCGGACGCCGACCACGCCTACAACTGGCAGTGCAACAACGCCACGCAATCCACGGTCGAGTCGCTGCTCGACGAGGGCGTCGCGTACTCCGGGGTCGTCGACGTGCCGCAGTCCCTGGTGCACCCGCGCTCGGGCCGCGTCCACGCCATGCCGGACGGTGCCGGGCTAGACGACGTCGCCCGCCACATGGACGCCATCCTGCCGGGCGAGCAGTGGCTCGGCCCGCTGCTGGCCGACGCCATCGAGGGCACCGACTACATCGCCATGTACCCGCGCACCGACATCATCGACACCCCGGCCTTGGCCGAGGCGCTCGCGTCGACGCTGGCCCGCAACGGCGTCTACAAGTTCGTGCCGACCGGCAAGAAGGAGGGCCTCTACTACACCTTCGACCAGGGCTTCTGGGGCATCGACGTGGCCGAGGCACGCGTCACCGTCGAGGGCACCGGGGTCGCCAACCGGGTCTTCGACCGGTCGAGCAAGGCCGCCACGGCCAAGGCCCGCATCAAGGCCCGCACCCTCATCAAGCCCGCCGTCGCCATGGCGGTGCAGACCGAGGTGGGCCTGGAGCACATCATGGTCCACGAGGGCGACTGGGAGCCACGCGAGTACTCCAACTACCTGCCGACCCCCGACGGCCTGCTCAACCTGGAGACGCTCGAACTGACCCCGCACGCTCCCGAGGCGCGCAACCTAGGCGTTACCCCTATGTCCTACAAGCCGGGCGCCACGCACCCGGACTGGGACAAGTTCTGTGCCGAGTTCTTCGTCAAGAAGGCCATCGACTCCAACGGCGACGACGTCCTCGACGAAAACGGCGAGCAGGTGTGGGAGCACGACGCCGACCTGGAGCGCATGATGCAGCAGGCCGCTGGCGCTGCGCTGCACGCCCGCTGCTTCGACACGGCGTACATCATGGTGGGCGCGGGCGGCGCGGGCATGTCGACCTTCACCGGCGCCCTCCAGGGCATCCTGCCGACCATCTACCAGGGCGCGCTGTCCTCCGAAGAACTCACCGGCAAGGACAACAACTTCGTCCTCTCGTCGGTCTACATGTCCCGCATGACGGCTGTGTCGGAGTTCCGCCCCGGCGACCTGCTCAACGAGGGCCTCTTCAAGAAGATCACCCAGGACAACGGCAAGGTGTCCGTCGAGGCCAAGTACGGCGACAAGTTCCTGTCCATCGTCCGGCCCACGCTGTTCGCCGACACCAACCACCTGCCGCGCGTCAGCGCCAAGGCAGGCGGCGACAACTCGCTGCGCCGTCGCCTCACGGTCACCAAGTACGGCCGCATCGTCAAGAACCCCGACAAGCAGTTGGGCACCCGGCTCGGATCCAAGGAGGCCCGTGAGGCCATCCTCGCGTGGGCCATCCGGGGCGCCTGGCAGATCCACAACGAGGAGGGCGGTTCCCCCTACCGCTCGCCCGCGTCGGACGCGGCAGTCGAGGAGTGGCTGACCGACTACGACCGCCTCGGCAAGTTCGTCGAGGACGCCCTGGAGGTCGACGTCAACGGGTACGCCGAGCGCGGCGCGGTCTACGAGGCCTACGAGGCCTGGTGCGACGCCGAGCGCATGGACACCAAGTGGCGCATGGAGCGGTCCGTCTTCTACTCCGCGCTGACCTCGCGTAAGGGCTTCGGCGTCAGCGACAAGAACGGCAACCGGCGGGTCATCAACGGCGTCACGGTCCGCGGGTGGAAGGGCTGGAAGGTCCTGCCGCACGACGCAATCGGCGCCTTCTGA
- a CDS encoding YiaA/YiaB family inner membrane protein: METTRNTPIKTTSAFFAQAAISFGVSVIGLLWAVLYLPIDPWQRGFIAMTSLFLVSSTFTLAKVVRDKHEEQNVVSRIDQARVERILAEHDPFRSVA; encoded by the coding sequence ATGGAAACCACCAGGAACACCCCGATCAAGACCACCTCCGCCTTCTTCGCCCAGGCGGCCATCTCCTTCGGCGTCTCCGTCATCGGCCTCCTCTGGGCCGTGCTCTACCTGCCCATCGACCCGTGGCAGCGCGGCTTCATCGCGATGACGTCGCTCTTCCTCGTGTCCTCGACGTTCACGCTCGCCAAGGTCGTGCGCGACAAGCACGAGGAGCAGAACGTCGTCTCCCGCATCGACCAGGCCCGGGTGGAGAGGATCCTGGCCGAGCACGACCCGTTCCGCTCCGTGGCGTGA
- a CDS encoding Ig-like domain-containing protein gives MAAPRWAPPGPRPGGSGDAPRAAPGRRPGWAVRIAVLGLLAVAVVAGEAWWSAREPTVEVVAHFPAAGAGDVPSTARVDVVLSHPVADQVDQLRLVLRDRGGRDVPAAVHVDPARRAAELEPVEALAPGEYTAVVAVPGVLDPVEWTFTVPARDVPTRGPGGPILLVLDPDDRYDDFLAEILRAEGYPSFTTVELPDLEASALAEHQVALVSGDPGPRASAALGRWVAGGGDAVLFTPGGDLARLAGLGPGTSAVRHGALEVDSGLGAGDQPVGVPLRLHARASGEVASDDVEVVGRVGSVPGVTVREVGPAGGTVAAFTFDLARSVVLTRQGNPAWVGEERDGIAPIRSNDLFYGARQDDPRPDWVDLDSVEVPHAYELMRVLSTLLARVTASTRPLPRWWYFPDDAEAVLVVAADDHATESGTADFFERMLAGDSAGCDVARWECARATSWLYPESGMTAERADRLSRQGFDLGAHVTTHCQNWSRKSLDLAFTDGLRRFRERFPGLPAQRGSRLHCIVWSDPVTQPRIGRAHGVRFDMNYYYWPREWVRGREGFMTGSGMPMRFSDLDGGLIDVYQQETHLVDEVFADGAEAVRGLVSRARGPEGYYGAFGTHLDFTDDFGDQLLAVGRELDVPLVSADQMLDWVDGRNASTVEDVAWDEAGMRFSVRADERTAGMLRGMLPVRALGGELTSIRRAGRPAQHEVRVVKGVAYAVFDATPGRYRASWSS, from the coding sequence ATGGCCGCACCGCGCTGGGCGCCGCCGGGACCACGGCCCGGTGGGTCGGGGGACGCGCCGCGCGCGGCGCCGGGCCGGCGGCCCGGATGGGCCGTCCGGATCGCGGTGCTGGGCCTGCTCGCAGTCGCGGTCGTGGCGGGGGAGGCATGGTGGTCGGCCCGCGAGCCCACGGTGGAGGTGGTCGCCCACTTCCCTGCGGCGGGGGCGGGGGACGTGCCGTCGACGGCGCGGGTCGACGTGGTCCTCTCCCACCCGGTGGCGGACCAGGTCGACCAGCTCCGGCTCGTCCTGCGTGACCGGGGCGGGCGCGACGTTCCCGCCGCCGTGCACGTCGACCCTGCGCGACGGGCGGCGGAGCTCGAGCCCGTCGAGGCGTTGGCGCCGGGGGAGTACACGGCGGTGGTCGCGGTCCCCGGGGTGCTCGATCCCGTGGAGTGGACCTTCACGGTGCCCGCACGGGACGTCCCGACCCGAGGCCCCGGGGGGCCGATCCTGCTGGTCCTGGACCCCGACGACCGGTACGACGACTTCCTCGCCGAGATCCTGCGCGCGGAGGGCTACCCCTCGTTCACCACCGTCGAGCTGCCCGACCTGGAAGCGTCGGCGCTGGCCGAGCACCAGGTCGCCCTCGTCTCCGGCGATCCAGGACCGCGGGCGTCGGCGGCGCTGGGCCGGTGGGTGGCTGGGGGCGGGGACGCGGTGCTGTTCACGCCCGGCGGGGACCTGGCGCGCCTGGCCGGCCTGGGACCCGGCACGAGCGCCGTACGGCACGGCGCGCTGGAGGTGGACTCCGGCCTCGGGGCCGGGGACCAGCCTGTGGGTGTGCCGCTGCGGCTGCACGCCCGGGCGTCCGGTGAGGTGGCGTCCGACGACGTCGAGGTCGTCGGCCGGGTCGGCTCCGTCCCCGGCGTCACCGTCCGCGAGGTCGGGCCGGCCGGCGGGACGGTCGCGGCGTTCACCTTCGACCTCGCCCGCTCGGTCGTGCTCACCCGGCAGGGCAACCCGGCCTGGGTCGGGGAGGAGCGCGACGGGATCGCTCCGATCCGGTCCAACGACCTCTTCTACGGGGCTCGCCAGGACGACCCGCGGCCCGACTGGGTCGACCTGGACTCCGTGGAGGTGCCGCACGCCTACGAGCTGATGCGGGTGCTGAGCACCCTGCTGGCCCGGGTCACCGCGTCGACCCGTCCGCTGCCTCGGTGGTGGTACTTCCCCGACGACGCGGAGGCGGTGCTGGTGGTGGCGGCGGACGACCACGCCACCGAGTCCGGCACCGCCGACTTCTTCGAGCGGATGCTGGCGGGTGACTCGGCCGGCTGCGACGTCGCCCGCTGGGAGTGTGCCCGCGCCACGTCCTGGCTCTACCCCGAGTCAGGGATGACCGCCGAGCGCGCCGACCGGCTCTCCCGGCAGGGCTTCGACCTGGGGGCCCACGTCACCACCCACTGCCAGAACTGGTCGAGGAAGTCGCTCGACCTGGCGTTCACCGACGGTCTGCGCAGGTTCCGCGAGCGGTTCCCCGGCCTGCCGGCGCAGCGCGGCAGCCGGTTGCACTGCATCGTGTGGAGCGACCCGGTGACCCAGCCCAGGATCGGTCGGGCGCACGGCGTCCGCTTCGACATGAACTACTACTACTGGCCGCGTGAGTGGGTGCGCGGTCGTGAGGGGTTCATGACGGGCTCGGGGATGCCGATGCGGTTCAGCGACCTGGACGGCGGGTTGATCGACGTCTACCAGCAGGAGACGCACCTGGTGGACGAGGTCTTCGCCGACGGGGCCGAGGCGGTGCGCGGACTGGTCTCCCGGGCTCGTGGGCCCGAGGGCTACTACGGAGCGTTCGGCACCCACCTGGACTTCACCGACGACTTCGGCGACCAGCTGCTGGCGGTGGGCCGCGAGCTCGACGTCCCGTTGGTCTCCGCCGACCAGATGCTCGACTGGGTCGACGGCCGCAACGCCTCCACGGTGGAGGACGTGGCCTGGGACGAGGCGGGGATGCGGTTCAGCGTCCGGGCGGACGAGCGCACCGCGGGGATGCTGCGCGGGATGCTCCCGGTCCGGGCACTCGGCGGGGAGCTCACCTCGATCCGTCGGGCCGGCCGCCCGGCCCAGCACGAGGTCCGCGTCGTCAAGGGCGTGGCGTACGCCGTCTTCGACGCGACCCCGGGCCGGTACCGGGCCTCCTGGTCGTCCTGA
- a CDS encoding GMC oxidoreductase has protein sequence MGHTGAVPMDADVIVVGSGFGGSVSALRLTEAGHRVLVLEQGRRLSDADLHAARRDPRAYLWQPGARLRGFFWQRIFRHVAVIGGSGVGGGSIVWAGVLLEPGEEFYAAPAMRRLGVDWSRELGPYLRRAAGMLGRVTSPHRGPMDDHLREAAQAVGAESTYGPVPLAIHFGRPGVSEPDPFFGGEGPERTGCKLCGECLLGCPYGAKNQLTRNYLHLAERYGAEIRPEQQVTSLRPLPGGGYEVRARHPWRSGEEQVLRAQRVVLAAGVLGTLDLLFRCRDELGTLPRVSAELGAHVRTNSEALTAVLQPPGQDLSRGPTITSDFHPDPQTHVTQNRYVGGWHMRLQLGPLVDGDRPGPRAVRTLGRLLRAPAAQVRVALARGFERRLTVLTTMQHVDNELALELRRSPVRPWRRVLRSRVTHGRRAPSHLPVANEVTRAFAAASGGRPLNLLGETLGGLSVTAHVLGGAVMGPGPEEGVVDARHEVFGHPGLYVADASVIPANLGVNPSLTIAALAERFAADFPAPLEPARPRRVPVTAASPAPPRPQIPEAS, from the coding sequence GTGGGTCACACCGGAGCCGTCCCGATGGACGCAGACGTCATCGTGGTGGGCAGTGGTTTCGGAGGCTCGGTGAGCGCCCTGCGACTGACCGAGGCCGGTCACCGGGTGCTGGTGCTGGAGCAGGGACGACGGCTCAGCGACGCCGACCTGCACGCTGCGCGTCGCGACCCCCGGGCCTACCTCTGGCAGCCCGGAGCGCGACTGCGCGGCTTCTTCTGGCAACGGATCTTCCGGCACGTCGCGGTGATCGGCGGCTCGGGCGTCGGCGGCGGCTCCATCGTCTGGGCGGGGGTGCTGCTCGAGCCGGGGGAGGAGTTCTACGCAGCCCCGGCGATGCGCCGGCTCGGCGTGGACTGGTCCCGGGAGCTGGGGCCCTACCTGCGGCGGGCGGCCGGGATGCTGGGGCGGGTCACCAGCCCGCACCGTGGCCCGATGGACGACCACCTGCGCGAGGCCGCGCAGGCCGTCGGTGCGGAGTCGACGTACGGGCCGGTGCCGCTGGCCATCCACTTCGGCCGGCCGGGAGTGAGCGAGCCGGACCCCTTCTTCGGCGGCGAGGGCCCGGAGCGCACGGGGTGCAAGCTCTGCGGCGAGTGCCTGCTGGGATGCCCCTACGGGGCGAAGAACCAGCTGACCCGCAACTACCTGCACCTGGCCGAGCGGTACGGCGCCGAGATCCGGCCCGAGCAGCAGGTCACGTCGCTGCGCCCGCTGCCCGGCGGTGGCTACGAGGTCCGGGCCCGTCACCCGTGGCGCTCGGGCGAGGAGCAGGTGCTGCGTGCGCAGCGGGTGGTGCTGGCCGCCGGCGTGCTCGGGACCCTCGACCTGCTGTTCCGCTGCCGTGACGAGCTCGGCACCCTGCCGCGGGTCTCCGCGGAGCTCGGTGCGCACGTGCGCACCAACAGCGAGGCCCTCACCGCGGTGCTCCAGCCTCCGGGACAGGACCTGTCCCGCGGCCCGACGATCACCAGCGACTTCCATCCCGACCCCCAGACCCACGTGACCCAGAACCGGTACGTCGGGGGCTGGCACATGCGCCTCCAGCTCGGCCCGCTGGTCGACGGCGACCGACCCGGCCCGCGGGCGGTGCGCACGCTGGGGCGGTTGCTGCGTGCTCCGGCGGCGCAGGTGCGGGTCGCACTGGCCCGCGGGTTCGAGCGCCGGCTCACCGTGCTCACCACCATGCAGCACGTCGACAACGAGCTGGCCCTGGAGCTGAGGCGCTCGCCGGTACGGCCGTGGCGCCGGGTGCTGCGCTCCCGGGTGACGCACGGGCGCCGGGCCCCGAGCCACCTGCCGGTGGCCAACGAGGTCACCCGGGCGTTCGCGGCTGCCTCGGGCGGGCGTCCGCTCAACCTGCTGGGTGAGACCCTCGGGGGCCTGTCGGTGACCGCCCACGTGCTCGGCGGCGCGGTCATGGGCCCAGGGCCGGAGGAAGGCGTGGTCGACGCACGGCACGAGGTCTTCGGCCACCCCGGGCTCTACGTCGCCGACGCCAGCGTCATCCCCGCCAACCTCGGGGTCAACCCGTCGCTGACGATCGCGGCGCTCGCCGAGCGCTTCGCCGCCGACTTCCCCGCCCCGCTCGAGCCGGCACGTCCCCGGCGGGTTCCTGTCACTGCCGCCTCGCCGGCCCCGCCCCGTCCCCAGATCCCGGAGGCCTCGTGA
- a CDS encoding LysR family transcriptional regulator substrate-binding protein, whose amino-acid sequence MTLHVAFVPGATPDKWARAWRERTREPLELFLVEESEQRVVLEDGRADMVLARLPLGGPEDEFHCVRLYEELPVVVVNLEHPASVLEELRAEDLSGEQFALGVPDGIEPAVPQLPFGPMSVKDAVEVAASGSAVVVLPMSVARLHHRKDVKAVVVTDLEPTRIGLVWRRQRDDASTQAFVGVVKGRTARSSRG is encoded by the coding sequence ATGACCCTGCACGTCGCCTTCGTCCCCGGAGCCACCCCCGACAAGTGGGCGCGGGCCTGGCGGGAGCGCACCCGCGAGCCGCTCGAGCTGTTCCTGGTCGAGGAGTCCGAGCAGCGCGTCGTGCTCGAGGACGGGCGGGCGGACATGGTGCTGGCCCGGCTCCCCCTCGGTGGCCCGGAGGACGAGTTCCACTGCGTGCGCCTCTACGAGGAGCTCCCGGTCGTCGTGGTCAACCTGGAGCACCCGGCCTCGGTGCTGGAGGAGCTGCGGGCCGAGGACCTCTCCGGCGAGCAGTTCGCGCTCGGGGTTCCCGACGGGATCGAGCCGGCCGTGCCGCAGCTGCCGTTCGGCCCGATGTCGGTCAAGGACGCCGTGGAGGTGGCGGCGAGCGGGAGCGCGGTGGTGGTCCTGCCCATGTCGGTGGCCCGGCTGCACCACCGCAAGGACGTGAAGGCCGTCGTGGTCACCGACCTCGAGCCGACCCGGATCGGCCTGGTCTGGCGGCGCCAGCGCGACGACGCCAGCACCCAGGCCTTCGTCGGGGTGGTCAAGGGCCGCACGGCACGCAGCTCGCGCGGCTGA
- a CDS encoding class I SAM-dependent methyltransferase, which yields MTGQPRWFTDTKDGHSQWYVDRFRTLAAEGADLEGEARLVDAMLPRGARVLDAGCGPGRLAGALHARGHQVWGVDVDPVLVEAAEVDHPGPTYRVADLSALELDTDPFDLVVSAGNVMLFLAPGTERQVLTRLRAQLVPDGRLVLGFRKDPEGYTVADLDTDAEAVGFALEHRFATWDLVPWTEESDFAVTVLRRR from the coding sequence ATGACCGGACAGCCCCGCTGGTTCACCGACACCAAGGACGGCCACTCGCAGTGGTACGTCGACCGTTTCCGCACGCTGGCCGCCGAGGGGGCCGACCTGGAGGGCGAGGCCCGACTGGTCGACGCGATGCTTCCCCGCGGTGCCCGCGTCCTGGACGCCGGCTGCGGCCCCGGCCGGCTCGCGGGCGCGCTGCACGCCCGCGGCCACCAGGTCTGGGGCGTCGACGTGGACCCGGTGCTGGTCGAGGCGGCCGAGGTCGACCACCCCGGGCCGACCTACCGGGTGGCCGACCTGTCGGCCCTGGAGCTCGACACCGACCCGTTCGACCTGGTGGTCTCCGCGGGCAACGTGATGCTCTTCCTCGCACCCGGCACCGAGCGCCAGGTGCTGACCCGGTTGCGCGCCCAGCTCGTGCCGGACGGCCGCCTGGTCCTGGGCTTCCGCAAGGACCCCGAGGGCTACACCGTGGCCGACCTCGACACCGACGCCGAGGCGGTCGGCTTCGCCCTCGAGCACCGTTTCGCCACCTGGGACCTGGTCCCGTGGACCGAGGAGTCGGACTTCGCGGTCACGGTGCTGCGCCGACGGTGA
- a CDS encoding sulfotransferase — protein MRLRRRVATDEELDYVFVMTYGRSGSTLLMGLLNSIPGYLIRGENRHALRHLYEFHRSGLVEQARVNPRNAQASTHPWFGIHGFDEDASLRDIRRLVLDTLLRPEPGTRVTGFKEIRWYDQDLEKYVDFVRQVFPGARFVVNTRNLPDVAASAFWRHKDDPLGRLEVIEERMLRVADQLGDTAYRVHYDDYRDDPGALRGLFAWLGERFDEERIARTLAVPHSIKARTTGSLPA, from the coding sequence GTGAGGCTCAGGCGCAGGGTGGCGACGGACGAGGAGCTCGACTACGTCTTCGTCATGACCTACGGGCGCTCAGGCTCCACGCTGCTGATGGGACTCCTCAACTCCATCCCCGGCTACCTGATCCGCGGGGAGAACCGGCACGCCCTGCGTCACCTCTACGAGTTCCACCGCAGCGGACTGGTGGAGCAGGCACGCGTCAACCCGCGCAACGCCCAGGCCTCCACCCACCCCTGGTTCGGCATCCACGGCTTCGACGAGGACGCGTCGCTGCGCGACATCCGGCGCCTCGTGCTGGACACGCTGCTGCGTCCCGAGCCCGGCACCCGGGTGACGGGGTTCAAGGAGATCCGCTGGTACGACCAGGACCTGGAGAAGTACGTCGACTTCGTCCGCCAGGTCTTCCCTGGGGCGCGGTTCGTGGTGAACACCCGGAACCTGCCGGACGTGGCAGCCAGTGCGTTCTGGCGGCACAAGGACGACCCGCTGGGCCGGCTCGAGGTCATCGAGGAGCGGATGCTGCGGGTCGCAGACCAGCTCGGGGACACCGCGTACCGGGTGCACTACGACGACTACCGCGACGACCCCGGCGCGCTGCGCGGGCTCTTCGCCTGGCTGGGGGAGCGGTTCGACGAGGAGCGCATTGCGCGCACCCTCGCCGTCCCGCACTCGATCAAGGCCCGGACGACAGGTTCGCTGCCGGCCTAG
- a CDS encoding nucleosidase codes for MSPEVSPEVSPEVSPEPNAAHVLVVAATAVETAYVPSGVPVVLTGLGKTAAAVATTRALAGLEARNGLAGLTVVNLGTAGALRPGMSGLHEPGVVLNHDMNADAVRALGYDPQERLQVGPSEVVLASGDLFVADPEVRDRLAASAHLVDMEGYAVAWAAAQFGVEVRLVKHVSDQADEQSVDWPTLVDASARELGRWVEELIGAGGG; via the coding sequence GTGAGCCCCGAGGTGAGCCCCGAGGTGAGCCCCGAGGTGAGCCCGGAGCCGAACGCGGCCCACGTCCTCGTGGTCGCCGCGACGGCCGTCGAGACGGCGTACGTGCCCTCAGGTGTGCCGGTGGTGCTGACCGGGCTCGGCAAGACCGCGGCCGCCGTCGCCACCACCCGGGCGCTGGCCGGGCTCGAGGCGCGGAACGGGCTGGCCGGGCTGACCGTGGTCAACCTCGGGACCGCCGGGGCGCTGCGTCCCGGGATGTCGGGGCTGCACGAGCCGGGCGTGGTGCTCAACCACGACATGAACGCCGACGCCGTCCGGGCGCTGGGCTACGACCCGCAGGAGCGTCTGCAGGTGGGCCCGAGCGAGGTGGTGCTGGCCAGCGGCGACCTCTTCGTCGCCGATCCGGAGGTCCGGGACCGGCTGGCCGCGAGTGCCCACCTGGTCGACATGGAGGGGTACGCCGTGGCGTGGGCCGCCGCGCAGTTCGGCGTCGAGGTGCGCCTGGTCAAGCACGTCTCGGACCAGGCAGACGAGCAGTCGGTCGACTGGCCGACCCTGGTCGACGCCAGCGCCCGGGAGCTGGGCCGCTGGGTGGAGGAGCTGATCGGGGCCGGCGGCGGATAG
- a CDS encoding GuaB1 family IMP dehydrogenase-related protein, which translates to MRFLHDRTPGHDLTYDDVFMVPQSSTVGSRFDVDLATVDGTGATVPLVVSNMTAIAGRRMAETTARRGALTVIPQDIPHAVVADVVAWVKSRDLVLDTPIELTPEHTVGDALALIPKRSHGAAVVLEGRRPVGVVVAGDCAGVDRFTQVREVMSPDLVLLDAGTEAREAFDRLDHARAPLAVAVDDQGDLRGVLTRLGALRSTLYAPAVDAHGQLRIAAAVGVNGDVAGKASALLEAGVDCLVVDTAHGHQERMLEALRAVRALSPQVPVVAGNVVSADGTRALLEAGADIVKVGVGPGAMCTTRMMTGVGRPQFSAVLECAAAAREQGAHVWADGGVRHPRDVALALAAGASAVMIGSWFAGTHESPGDLMEDAEGRRYKQSFGMASARAVANRTSGESSFDRARKGLYEEGISSSRMYLDPARPGVEDLIDEICSGVRSACTYAGARSLEELQERAVVGLQSAAGYHEGRPLTSSW; encoded by the coding sequence GTGCGATTCCTCCACGACCGAACGCCCGGGCACGACCTGACTTATGACGACGTCTTCATGGTGCCGCAGTCCTCGACGGTGGGCAGCAGGTTCGACGTCGACCTCGCCACCGTCGACGGGACCGGGGCCACCGTGCCGCTGGTGGTCTCCAACATGACCGCCATCGCCGGCCGCCGGATGGCGGAGACCACCGCACGGCGCGGGGCGCTGACGGTGATCCCCCAGGACATCCCGCACGCGGTGGTCGCGGACGTGGTGGCCTGGGTCAAGAGCCGTGACCTGGTGCTCGACACCCCGATCGAGCTGACCCCGGAGCACACGGTGGGCGACGCCCTCGCCCTCATCCCCAAGCGCTCGCACGGCGCCGCGGTGGTCCTCGAGGGCCGCCGCCCCGTCGGGGTCGTGGTCGCCGGCGACTGCGCCGGGGTGGACCGGTTCACCCAGGTGCGGGAGGTGATGAGCCCGGACCTGGTGCTGCTCGACGCCGGCACCGAGGCCCGGGAGGCGTTCGACCGGCTCGACCACGCGCGGGCGCCGTTGGCGGTCGCGGTGGACGACCAGGGCGACCTGCGGGGCGTGCTGACCAGGCTCGGCGCGCTGCGCTCCACGCTCTACGCGCCTGCGGTGGACGCCCACGGTCAGCTGCGGATCGCCGCGGCGGTCGGGGTCAACGGCGACGTGGCGGGCAAGGCCTCGGCGCTCCTGGAGGCCGGGGTGGACTGCCTGGTCGTCGACACCGCCCACGGTCACCAGGAACGGATGCTGGAAGCGCTGCGCGCGGTGCGCGCGCTGAGCCCCCAGGTGCCCGTGGTCGCGGGCAACGTGGTCTCCGCCGACGGGACCCGCGCGCTGCTCGAGGCCGGAGCCGACATCGTCAAGGTCGGCGTGGGACCGGGCGCCATGTGCACCACCCGGATGATGACCGGAGTCGGTCGCCCCCAGTTCTCCGCGGTGCTGGAGTGCGCGGCCGCGGCGCGCGAGCAGGGCGCCCACGTGTGGGCCGACGGCGGCGTGCGGCACCCGCGGGACGTCGCCCTGGCACTGGCCGCGGGTGCGTCGGCCGTGATGATCGGCTCCTGGTTCGCCGGCACCCACGAGTCCCCCGGCGACCTGATGGAGGACGCCGAGGGGCGCCGGTACAAGCAGTCCTTCGGGATGGCGTCCGCGCGGGCGGTGGCCAACCGGACCAGCGGCGAGTCCTCGTTCGACCGGGCGCGCAAGGGGCTCTACGAGGAGGGCATCTCCTCCTCGCGGATGTACCTGGACCCCGCGCGTCCCGGGGTGGAGGACCTGATCGACGAGATCTGCAGCGGGGTCCGCTCGGCGTGCACCTACGCCGGGGCGCGGAGCCTGGAGGAGCTGCAGGAGCGAGCGGTCGTCGGCCTGCAGTCCGCGGCCGGCTACCACGAGGGTCGTCCCCTCACGAGCAGCTGGTGA